From Bos javanicus breed banteng chromosome 5, ARS-OSU_banteng_1.0, whole genome shotgun sequence, the proteins below share one genomic window:
- the LOC133248924 gene encoding olfactory receptor 9K2 — protein MGDRGTSNYSDVTDFILVGFRVHPELHILLFLLFLLVYAMILLGNVGMMVIIITDPWLNTPMYFFLGNLSFIDLVYSSVIAPKAMINFWSVSKSISFAGCVTQLFLFVLFIVTEGFLLAVMAYDRFIAICNPLLYTVQMSTRLCAQLVAGSYFFGCISSILQTSMTFTLSFCASRAIDHFYCDTRPLQRLSCSDLFIWRMVSFILSGLITLPTIIVIVISYLYIVSTVLKIPSTEGRKKAFSTCSSHLGVVSVLYGAVFFMYLTPDTFPELSKVASLCYTLLTPMLNPLIYSLRNKDVKEALNKLLEKKSTIL, from the coding sequence ATGGGTGACAGGGGAACAAGCAACTACTCAGACGTGACTGACTTCATTCTTGTAGGCTTCAGGGTCCACCCAGAGCTCCACATTCTCCTCTTCCTACTTTTTCTGCTTGTCTATGCCATGATCCTTCTAGGGAATGTTGGCATGATGGTCATTATTATAACTGATCCCTGGCTGAACACACCAATGTATTTCTTCCTAGGCAACCTCTCCTTCATCGATCTCGTCTATTCATCTGTTATTGCACCCAAGGCTATGATCAACTTCTGGTCTGTGAGCAAGTCCATCTCATTTGCAGGCTGTGTGACCCAGCTCTTTCTCTTTGTCCTCTTCATTGTGACCGAGGGGTTTCTCCTGGCAGTCATGGCTTATGACCGCTTCATTGCCATCTGCAATCCTCTCCTCTACACTGTCCAGATGTCAACACGTCTCTGTGCTCAGTTGGTGGCTGGTTcctatttttttggctgtatcaGTTCCATTCTTCAGACCAGCATGACATTTACTTTATCCTTTTGTGCTTCTCGGGCCATTGACCATTTTTACTGTGACACTCGCCCACTTCAAAGACTATCTTGTTCTGATCTCTTCATCTGGAGAATGGTTTCTTTCATCTTATCTGGCCTCATTACCTTGCCTACGATCATAGTTATTGTTATTTCATATTTGTACATTGTGTCCACAGTTCTAAAGATACCCTCCACCGAAGGGcgtaagaaagccttctccacTTGCAGCTCCCACCTGGGAGTCGTGAGTGTACTGTATGGTGCTGTCTTTTTTATGTATCTCACTCCTGACACATTTCCTGAGCTCAGTAAAGTGGCCTCCTTGTGTTATACCCTACTCACTCCCATGTTGAATCCTCTGATTTACTCTCTGAGAAACAAAGATGTCAAAGAAGCTCTAAACAAACTTTTGGAGAAGAAAAGTACTATTCtgtga